In Etheostoma cragini isolate CJK2018 chromosome 9, CSU_Ecrag_1.0, whole genome shotgun sequence, the following are encoded in one genomic region:
- the plaat1 gene encoding phospholipase A and acyltransferase 1 isoform X1: MDKQQQNSTMASNDPDLPDPSADPQPGDLIEIFRPAYQHWALYLGDGYIINLTPVDESQAAAMSSVKSVFSRKAVVRMQLLKEVVGSDSYCVNNKYDHNHTPLPISEIIQRAQVLIGQEVSYDLLGSNCEHFVTLLRYGEGVSEQATRAIGAISLVTAAASAFSVLGLINTRSRNRPF; the protein is encoded by the exons ATggataaacaacaacaaaactccACT ATGGCCTCTAATGACCCTGACCTTCCTGACCCCTCTGCTGACCCCCAGCCTGGTGACCTCATTGAGATCTTCAGACCAGCCTATCAGCACTGGGCTCTCTACCTGGGAGATGGTTACATCATCAACTTAACTCCCGTTG aTGAGAGCCAGGCAGCCGCCATGTCCAGTGTGAAATCCGTCTTCAGCCGGAAGGCAGTGGTGCGCATGCAGCTGCTGAAGGAGGTGGTGGGAAGCGACTCGTACTGTGTAAACAACAAGTACGACCACAACCACACACCCCTGCCCATCTCGGAAATCATTCAGCGAGCTCAAGTCCTCATTGGCCAGGAGGTGTCTTACGACCTGCTGGGGAGCAACTGCGAGCACTTTGTTACTCTTCTGCGCTACGGGGAGGGGGTGTCCGAGCAG GCTACACGGGCCATTGGGGCTATCAGTTTGGTGACGGCAGCAGCCAGTGCCTTCTCTGTCCTCGGACTGATCAACACACGTTCCAGAAACAGGCCTTTCTGA
- the plaat1 gene encoding phospholipase A and acyltransferase 1 isoform X2 — protein MASNDPDLPDPSADPQPGDLIEIFRPAYQHWALYLGDGYIINLTPVDESQAAAMSSVKSVFSRKAVVRMQLLKEVVGSDSYCVNNKYDHNHTPLPISEIIQRAQVLIGQEVSYDLLGSNCEHFVTLLRYGEGVSEQATRAIGAISLVTAAASAFSVLGLINTRSRNRPF, from the exons ATGGCCTCTAATGACCCTGACCTTCCTGACCCCTCTGCTGACCCCCAGCCTGGTGACCTCATTGAGATCTTCAGACCAGCCTATCAGCACTGGGCTCTCTACCTGGGAGATGGTTACATCATCAACTTAACTCCCGTTG aTGAGAGCCAGGCAGCCGCCATGTCCAGTGTGAAATCCGTCTTCAGCCGGAAGGCAGTGGTGCGCATGCAGCTGCTGAAGGAGGTGGTGGGAAGCGACTCGTACTGTGTAAACAACAAGTACGACCACAACCACACACCCCTGCCCATCTCGGAAATCATTCAGCGAGCTCAAGTCCTCATTGGCCAGGAGGTGTCTTACGACCTGCTGGGGAGCAACTGCGAGCACTTTGTTACTCTTCTGCGCTACGGGGAGGGGGTGTCCGAGCAG GCTACACGGGCCATTGGGGCTATCAGTTTGGTGACGGCAGCAGCCAGTGCCTTCTCTGTCCTCGGACTGATCAACACACGTTCCAGAAACAGGCCTTTCTGA
- the mfn1b gene encoding mitofusin-1b: MAAAPPFIRSDSSRGEFSPLKRFVVAKKKISDVFEQLLNYVKETSAFVEDTCGTKALQNIASQDQKLEIQAYADKLAVIKEVLARRHMKVAFFGRTSNGKSTVVNAMLRDRVLPSGIGHTTNCFLSVEGTDDDKAYLKTEGSDEEKSIKTVNQLAHALHMDESLDAGCLVRVFWPKNRCALLRDDLVLVDSPGTDVTSQLDSWIDKFCLDADVFVLVANSESTLMNTEKHFFHKVNERLSKPNIFILNNRWDASANEPEYMEDVRKQHTDRCMNFLVEELKVVDRDQAPNRIFFVSAKEVLNSRMQRAQGMPETGGALAEGFHERLKEFQCFERRFEECISQSAVKTKFEQHTIRAKQITEKVQSIMDAINIEAAEKRVAALEDRENQIDQLEFVKNQLNLLIDDIKKKIKAISEDVESKVSSAMGEEICRLHVIVDEFCADFHPSPHVLKIYKSELLAHVEEGMGKNLAFRCSNAINASVQSSQSYMMESMLPLLPSAAQSQVHMLVPSRKFDLSYDLNCSTLCSDFQENIEFNFSFGWTALVHRFLGSANAEKALRLVDQNFQASRPAMALTPSSGPPSTIAPPNNETALMSQEDLMIAMATNVASLTSRTSMGIIIVGGVVWRTVGWRLIGLSASVYGLLYLYERLTWTTKAKERALKRQFVDYASEKLQLIVSFTSANCSHQVQQEMAATFARLCQQVDQTQKELEAEIRQLTAKIDQLETVQKHSKSLRHKATELEKQLEEFTNQYLQPQQ, from the exons ATGGCTGCAGCTCCTCCGTTTATACGGTCAGATTCAAGTCGGGGGGAGTTCTCCCCTCTGAAGCGCTTTGTTGTGGCCAAGAAGAAGATAAGCGATGTGTTTGAACAACTCCTGAACTATGTGAAAGAGACGTCAGCTTTTGTAGAAG ACACTTGTGGCACTAAAGCTCTCCAGAACATTGCGAGTCAGGATCAAAAGTTGGAGATCCAGGCATATGCTGACAAACTTGCTGTCATTAAGGAGGTGCTGGCACGCAGACACATGAAAGTGGCCTTTTTTGGCAG gaCCAGTAATGGTAAAAGCACAGTTGTCAACGCTATGCTGAGGGACCGCGTGCTGCCCAGCGGGATTGGCCACACCACTAACTGCTTCCTTAGTGTAGAGGGCACTGATGATGACAAGGCCTACCTCAAGACGGAGGGCTCTGATGAGGAAAAGAGCATCAAG ACTGTAAACCAGCTAGCTCACGCACTCCACATGGACGAGAGTCTGGACGCCGGCTGTCTTGTCCGTGTGTTTTGGCCGAAGAACAGATGTGCTCTGCTTCGAGACGACCTGGTGCTTGTAGACAG CCCGGGGACAGATGTCACATCCCAACTGGACAGCTGGATTGACAAGTTTTGCCTGGATGCTGATGTCTTTGTGCTGGTGGCCAACTCTGAATCCACACTCATGAACACG GAAAAGCACTTTTTCCACAAAGTGAACGAACGACTGTCAAAGCCCAACATCTTCATTCTCAACAACCGCTGGGACGCCTCCGCAAACGAACCAGAGTACATGGAGGAT GTGAGGAAGCAGCACACAGACCGTTGTATGAATTTCCTGGTGGAGGAGCTGAAGGTTGTGGACCGTGATCAGGCACCCAACCGCATTTTCTTTGTCTCCGCCAAAGAGGTGCTCAACTCCCGCATGCAACGCGCACAGGGCATGCCTGAAACAG GTGGAGCCCTGGCTGAGGGCTTCCATGAGAGACTGAAGGAGTTCCAATGCTTTGAGAGGAGGTTTGAG GAGTGTATCTCGCAGTCAGCAGTGAAAACAAAGTTTGAGCAGCACACAATCAGGGCCAAGCAGATCACAGAAAAAGTCCAGAGCATCATGGACGCCATCAACATCGAGGCAGCGGAGAAGAG AGTGGCGGCactggaggacagagagaatCAGATAGACCAGCTGGAGTTTGTCAAGAATCAGCTCAACCTGCTGATTGATGACATCAAGAAAAAGATCAAGGCCATCAGTGAGGACGTGGAGTCTAAG GTGTCCAGCGCCATGGGAGAGGAGATCTGCCGTCTCCACGTAATCGTTGATGAGTTCTGCGCTGACTTCCACCCGTCGCCACATGTCCTCAAAATCTACAAGTCT GAGCTGCTGGCTCACGTGGAGGAGGGGATGGGCAAGAATCTGGCCTTCCGCTGCTCCAACGCCATCAACGCTTCTGTCCAGTCTTCTCAGAGTTACATGATGG AGAGCATGCTCCCTCTGCTTCCCTCTGCGGCCCAGAGCCAAGTCCACATGCTGGTGCCCAGCAGGAAGTTCGACCTAAGTTACGATCTAAACTGCAGCACACTTTGCAGTGACTTCCAGGAGAACATTGAgtttaacttttcatttggcTGGACAGCGTTAGTCCACCGCTTCCTGGGATCGGCCAATGCAGAGAAAGCGCTCAGACTGGTGGACCAGAACTTCCAG GCCTCTCGACCAGCAATGGCCCTTACGCCCTCCTCAGGACCCCCCTCCACGATAGCCCCGCCCAACAACGAGACAGCCCTCATGAGCCAGGAGGACTTGATGATAGCCATGGCAACCAACGTAGCATCCCTCACCTCCCGTACTTCAATGGGTATTATCATCGTTGGGGGAGTG gTGTGGAGAACAGTTGGCTGGAGGCTGATCGGCCTGTCTGCCTCTGTGTACGGCCTGCTGTACCTGTACGAGAGACTCACCTGGACCACGAAGGCAAAGGAGCGCGCTCTGAAGCGCCAGTTTGTGGACTACGCAAGTGAGAAGCTGCAGCTCATCGTCAGCTTTACTAGTGCAAACTGTAGCCACCAGGTCCAACA GGAGATGGCGGCAACCTTTGCCCGGCTCTGTCAGCAGGTGGACCAGACGCAAAAAGAGCTTGAGGCTGAAATCCGCCAACTGACAGCCAAGATAGATCAGCTGGAGACCGTTCAGAAACACTCCAAGAGCCTGCG ACATAAAGCAACAGAACTGGAGAAACAGTTGGAGGAGTTCACAAACCAGTACCTGCAGCCTCAGCAGTGA
- the LOC117950663 gene encoding guanine nucleotide-binding protein subunit beta-4 isoform X2 gives MSELEQLRQEAEQLRNQIRDARKACSDSTLSQITAGLDSVGRIQMRTRRTLRGHLAKIYAMHWGSDSRLLVSASQDGKLIIWDSYTTNKMHAIPLRSSWVMTCAYAPSGNYVACGGLDNICSIYSLKTREGNVRVTRELPGHTGYLSCCRFLDDNQILTSSGDTTCALWDIETGQQATAFTGHTGDVMSLSLSPDYKTFVSGACDATSKLWDIRDGMCRQSFTGHVSDINAVTFFPNGNAFGTGSDDATCRLFDLRADQELMMYSHDNIICGITSVSFSKSGRLLLAGYDDFNCNVWDTLKGERAGVLAGHDNRVSCLGVTEDGMAVATGSWDSFLRIWN, from the exons ATGAGCGAGCTGGAACAGTTGCGGCAGGAAGCCGAGCAGCTACGCAATCAGATCCGG GATGCCAGGAAAGCCTGCAGTGACTCCACTCTGTCACAG ATCACAGCTGGTCTGGACTCAGTGGGCCGGATACAGATGCGGACGCGACGCACTCTCAGGGGACACCTGGCCAAGATCTATGCAATGCACTGGGGAAGTGACTCCAG GTTACTGGTCAGTGCCTCACAAGATGGAAAGCTAATTATCTGGGACAGCTACACAACAAATAAG ATGCATGCCATTCCGCTGCGTTCTTCCTGGGTGATGACGTGCGCCTACGCCCCCTCTGGGAACTATGTGGCCTGCGGTGGCCTGGACAACATCTGCTCCATATACAGCCTGAAGACCCGTGAGGGAAACGTGCGTGTCACCCGAGAGCTACCCGGGCACACAG GTTACTTGTCCTGCTGTCGTTTCTTGGATGACAACCAGATACTGACCAGCTCTGGAGACACCACCTG tgcattgtgggacaTAGAGACTGGCCAGCAGGCCACTGCCTTCACCGGCCATACAGGAGACGTGATGAGTTTGTCTCTAAGCCCAGACTACAAGACCTTTGTGTCAGGAGCCTGTGATGCCACCTCCAAGCTGTGGGACATACGTGATGGCATGTGCAGGCAATCTTTCACTGGCCACGTGTCCGATATCAACGCCGTCACC TTTTTCCCCAACGGGAATGCCTTTGGCACAGGCTCAGATGATGCCACCTGCAGGCTGTTTGACCTGCGGGCCGACCAGGAGCTGATGATGTACAGCCATGACAACATCATCTGCGGCATCacctctgtgtctttctccAAGAGTGGCCGACTGCTCCTGGCCGGCTACGATGACTTCAACTGTAATGTCTGGGATACTCTGAAAGGCGAGCGTGCAG GTGTGCTAGCGGGCCACGACAACAGAGTGAGCTGCTTAGGGGTGACAGAAGACGGCATGGCCGTGGCCACCGGCTCCTGGGACAGTTTCCTCCGAATCTGGAACTAA
- the LOC117950663 gene encoding guanine nucleotide-binding protein subunit beta-4 isoform X1, translating to MSELEQLRQEAEQLRNQIRDARKACSDSTLSQITAGLDSVGRIQMRTRRTLRGHLAKIYAMHWGSDSSDGSPRLLVSASQDGKLIIWDSYTTNKMHAIPLRSSWVMTCAYAPSGNYVACGGLDNICSIYSLKTREGNVRVTRELPGHTGYLSCCRFLDDNQILTSSGDTTCALWDIETGQQATAFTGHTGDVMSLSLSPDYKTFVSGACDATSKLWDIRDGMCRQSFTGHVSDINAVTFFPNGNAFGTGSDDATCRLFDLRADQELMMYSHDNIICGITSVSFSKSGRLLLAGYDDFNCNVWDTLKGERAGVLAGHDNRVSCLGVTEDGMAVATGSWDSFLRIWN from the exons ATGAGCGAGCTGGAACAGTTGCGGCAGGAAGCCGAGCAGCTACGCAATCAGATCCGG GATGCCAGGAAAGCCTGCAGTGACTCCACTCTGTCACAG ATCACAGCTGGTCTGGACTCAGTGGGCCGGATACAGATGCGGACGCGACGCACTCTCAGGGGACACCTGGCCAAGATCTATGCAATGCACTGGGGAAGTGACTCCAG TGACGGCAGTCCCAG GTTACTGGTCAGTGCCTCACAAGATGGAAAGCTAATTATCTGGGACAGCTACACAACAAATAAG ATGCATGCCATTCCGCTGCGTTCTTCCTGGGTGATGACGTGCGCCTACGCCCCCTCTGGGAACTATGTGGCCTGCGGTGGCCTGGACAACATCTGCTCCATATACAGCCTGAAGACCCGTGAGGGAAACGTGCGTGTCACCCGAGAGCTACCCGGGCACACAG GTTACTTGTCCTGCTGTCGTTTCTTGGATGACAACCAGATACTGACCAGCTCTGGAGACACCACCTG tgcattgtgggacaTAGAGACTGGCCAGCAGGCCACTGCCTTCACCGGCCATACAGGAGACGTGATGAGTTTGTCTCTAAGCCCAGACTACAAGACCTTTGTGTCAGGAGCCTGTGATGCCACCTCCAAGCTGTGGGACATACGTGATGGCATGTGCAGGCAATCTTTCACTGGCCACGTGTCCGATATCAACGCCGTCACC TTTTTCCCCAACGGGAATGCCTTTGGCACAGGCTCAGATGATGCCACCTGCAGGCTGTTTGACCTGCGGGCCGACCAGGAGCTGATGATGTACAGCCATGACAACATCATCTGCGGCATCacctctgtgtctttctccAAGAGTGGCCGACTGCTCCTGGCCGGCTACGATGACTTCAACTGTAATGTCTGGGATACTCTGAAAGGCGAGCGTGCAG GTGTGCTAGCGGGCCACGACAACAGAGTGAGCTGCTTAGGGGTGACAGAAGACGGCATGGCCGTGGCCACCGGCTCCTGGGACAGTTTCCTCCGAATCTGGAACTAA